CCCGGCTGGTCGACGATCAGCATGTCGATGCGGCCGAATTGCAGGCCATCGCACGGCGCATCACGGAGGGCGCGACGGAATCCGCCGCGGATACGTCATCCGGCCCCGCGCGCCCGGCCGCGGGCAAGCGGCGGCGGTCGTCATGATTGCCCTCTGGATGCTGAGTAGTATCGCCTGGGGCGCCCTGGTGTTCATCGCCGCGGCAGCATTGGACGCCGCGTTGCAGCTCGATGCACGGCAAACACGTGGCATCTGGGTGATGGCGGCCTGCACGACCGTCCTATGGCCTCTGCTCGCCCCATGGCTCCTGACACCGGAAACCACGGTCAGTGTCACGCAGGCCATGCGTGCGGTGACCGCAGGAACCGGCGCGCTGCCGGCGGACGTGCCATCGTTCATCAGCTGGCGTTCGCGACTCGGCCGCCTGGATACACCGCTGCTGATCGCGTGGACGGTGGGCACGCTGTGGCTGACCATCCGCTGGGTCCTGCTCGCCCGGGCGCTGCGGCAACACATGCGGGACGCACAACCACAACGCGTCGACGGGCAATCGGCCCTGGTGACGAACGATATCGGCCCCGCGGTGATCGGCGTGTGGCGTCCGCGCATGGTGCTGCCGTCATGGTTCTTCGAACTCGATCGTGAGCTCCGCGCCCTGATCCTCTCCCACGAGTCCGAGCATGTGCGTGCCCGTGATCAGATGGTGCTCACCGCGGCGCGGGTTTTCACGACCATCATGCCATGGAATCCGCTGGTGTGGGTGCTGGCGCGCCGCACGCGACTTTCCACCGAAGTGGACTGCGATCGACGCGTTCTCCGCGGGGGAGTCACGCCCGTTCAATACGCGCAACTGCTGATGTTCGTCGCTCACCGCCAACACAACCACCCCCTGTTCACCACGTCACCGGCCGCTGCGACACTCGGTTCACACATGGCCGGTTCGCCCACCACGCTCCGCAGGAGAATCACGGCCATGCATCTGCCTGTTCTTTCAGGTCGCGCCCGCAACGTTCGGTACATCGTTCTCGGCACAACGGCGATCGCCGCTCTCGCGTTCGGGGCATCACCGAGGCTGGCCCGGGCGCTGGCAAGTGTGCGGGAGGCGCAGGTCCTGTCGCCGGCCGCGTCCGCGGCGCAACCGCCAGCCAGACCCATGGTCGAATTCCGGATCGACAGCCAGGCGACACTCATTGCCGGCACCGCCACGCCACGCTATCCGGATGCGCTGCTCGCAACACGCACGAACGGCTCCGGCCAGGCCCAATTCGTCGTGGATTCGTCCGGATTGGTGATTCGCGAAACCCTGAAGATCGTCGGCGCCAGCCATCCCGCCATTGGCGAAAGTATCGCACGAGCGGCCGCATCTGCGCGCTTCAAGCCCGCCCATGTCGGGGGAAGGGCCGTCAAGCAACTCGTCCGCCTGGTGTATCACTTCGATGTGCCCGGCATGACCGCGGCGCCGGTCCATATCTCGTCCGAGGACATCCGGACCTTTGAGATCACGGTGACGGCGCCGCGCTGAACGGGCCGCGCGGAACGCGCCCCGCACGCCACGTTATCCGACGACTGGTGGGTTCGACAATGCCCGTTCTATCGGCCCCACCAGTTCGTCGGGCGTCACGGTCGGCGCGAATCGTTCGATCACGTTGCCATCACGTCCGATGAGGAACTTGGTGAAGTTCCACTTTATTGCCGTCGTTCCCAGAATGCCCGGCTCCTCCCGTTTCGCCCATTGCCACAGCGGATCGCCTCCGTCGCCATTCACTTCGAGCTTGGCCGACAGCGGGAAAGTCACGTCGTAGGTCCGTGAGCAGAACGCCGCGATCTCCGTTTCGTCGCCG
The DNA window shown above is from Gemmatimonas aurantiaca and carries:
- a CDS encoding glutathione peroxidase, whose translation is MPTLHDFSLTGIDGQPWPLAQFDGQVVLLVNVASQCGFTPQYAGLEQLWRRYRDRGLVIIGCPCDQFGGQEPGDETEIAAFCSRTYDVTFPLSAKLEVNGDGGDPLWQWAKREEPGILGTTAIKWNFTKFLIGRDGNVIERFAPTVTPDELVGPIERALSNPPVVG
- a CDS encoding M56 family metallopeptidase, with product MIALWMLSSIAWGALVFIAAAALDAALQLDARQTRGIWVMAACTTVLWPLLAPWLLTPETTVSVTQAMRAVTAGTGALPADVPSFISWRSRLGRLDTPLLIAWTVGTLWLTIRWVLLARALRQHMRDAQPQRVDGQSALVTNDIGPAVIGVWRPRMVLPSWFFELDRELRALILSHESEHVRARDQMVLTAARVFTTIMPWNPLVWVLARRTRLSTEVDCDRRVLRGGVTPVQYAQLLMFVAHRQHNHPLFTTSPAAATLGSHMAGSPTTLRRRITAMHLPVLSGRARNVRYIVLGTTAIAALAFGASPRLARALASVREAQVLSPAASAAQPPARPMVEFRIDSQATLIAGTATPRYPDALLATRTNGSGQAQFVVDSSGLVIRETLKIVGASHPAIGESIARAAASARFKPAHVGGRAVKQLVRLVYHFDVPGMTAAPVHISSEDIRTFEITVTAPR